The following proteins are encoded in a genomic region of Zea mays cultivar B73 chromosome 9, Zm-B73-REFERENCE-NAM-5.0, whole genome shotgun sequence:
- the LOC100277599 gene encoding uncharacterized protein LOC100277599, which translates to MADAGSSAAARRAPSSSSPGGCAPALGRLVRKLRRQSRLLCAATGGARHAAAASSSARCRHHHHHQYDPLSYARNFDFGTALEGNEAHCSFASRFVLAAPAARQAQ; encoded by the coding sequence ATGGCGGACGCCGGCAGCAGTGCCGCCGCGAGGAGGGCCCCATCGTCGTCCTCGCCCGGGGGGTGCGCGCCCGCGCTGGGGCGGCTGGTGCGGAAGCTGCGGCGGCAGAGCAGGCTGCTGTGCGCGGCCACGGGCGGGGCGCGCCACGCCGCCGCCGCGTCGTCGTCCGCgcgctgccgccaccaccaccaccaccagtacgACCCGCTGAGCTACGCGCGCAACTTCGACTTCGGCACCGCGCTGGAGGGCAACGAGGCCCACTGCTCCTTCGCCTCCCGCTTCGTGCTCGCAGCCCCCGCCGCGCGGCAGGCGCAGTAG